Proteins encoded in a region of the Methylobacterium radiotolerans JCM 2831 genome:
- a CDS encoding sensor histidine kinase, with product MTGRAPRRSLRTRLLAAALVLVLAALVVAGLVIGVILHRFVRGQLDGRLDAQIVALRAGLEAGILPQGLDAPPFDRPGPGWAWEVRRGGATIRSGSLRGGDIRLSDPEPDGEPGRPHPASGTGPRGEPLVARVLDVPGPEPATIVVAAPEGELRGPLREALTSLALALGILGLCLLAGLAVQVRLGLAPLTRLRADLASVRSGRRERVPADQPAEIAPVVAELNALLDQNAQNLERARGHVANLAHALKTPLATLSMALAEPARDPDGALRRQVDDMDRRVRHHLRRARAAALAGSARGRTALAPRLSDLRAALARIHAEKGAAIDLDVPEALAVSCEGQDLDEMLGNLVDNACRWCRGRVRVSATARDGAVAVSVEDDGPGLDPAAASAVMARGRRLDEGVPGHGFGLPITLELAELYGGGLSLGRSDLGGLRADLVLPA from the coding sequence ATGACGGGGAGGGCGCCGCGGCGCTCGCTCCGCACCCGGCTGCTCGCGGCGGCCCTGGTGCTGGTCCTGGCGGCCCTGGTGGTGGCGGGCCTCGTCATAGGGGTGATACTGCACCGGTTCGTGCGCGGGCAGCTCGACGGCCGGCTCGACGCGCAGATCGTCGCCCTGCGGGCCGGGCTCGAGGCCGGCATCCTCCCGCAGGGTCTCGACGCGCCGCCCTTCGACCGGCCCGGCCCCGGCTGGGCCTGGGAGGTGCGCCGCGGCGGCGCGACGATCCGGTCCGGCTCCCTGCGGGGCGGGGACATCCGCCTGTCCGATCCCGAACCGGACGGGGAGCCGGGCCGGCCGCACCCGGCTTCGGGCACGGGACCGCGCGGCGAGCCCCTCGTCGCCCGCGTGCTGGACGTGCCCGGGCCCGAGCCGGCGACGATCGTGGTGGCGGCACCGGAGGGGGAGCTGCGCGGGCCGCTGCGCGAGGCGCTGACGAGCCTCGCCCTGGCGCTCGGCATCCTCGGCCTGTGCCTGCTCGCCGGGCTGGCGGTCCAGGTGCGCCTGGGCCTCGCGCCGCTGACGCGCCTGCGCGCGGACCTCGCCTCGGTCCGGTCGGGGCGGCGCGAGCGCGTGCCGGCGGACCAGCCCGCCGAGATCGCGCCGGTGGTGGCGGAACTCAACGCGCTCCTCGACCAGAACGCGCAGAACCTGGAACGCGCCCGCGGCCACGTCGCCAACCTCGCCCACGCCCTCAAGACGCCGCTCGCCACCCTGTCGATGGCGCTCGCGGAGCCCGCCCGCGATCCGGACGGGGCGCTGCGCCGGCAGGTGGACGACATGGACCGGCGGGTGCGGCACCACCTCCGGCGCGCCCGGGCCGCGGCCCTGGCGGGTTCGGCCCGGGGCCGCACGGCCCTGGCGCCCCGGCTGTCGGACTTGCGCGCGGCGCTGGCCCGGATCCACGCCGAGAAGGGCGCGGCGATCGACCTCGACGTCCCGGAGGCCCTGGCGGTCTCCTGCGAGGGCCAGGATCTCGACGAGATGCTCGGCAACCTCGTGGACAATGCCTGCCGCTGGTGCCGCGGCCGCGTGCGGGTCTCCGCGACGGCGCGCGATGGCGCGGTGGCCGTGTCGGTGGAGGATGACGGGCCCGGCCTCGACCCGGCGGCCGCCTCCGCCGTCATGGCCCGGGGCCGGCGCCTCGACGAGGGCGTGCCGGGCCACGGCTTCGGGCTGCCGATCACCCTGGAACTCGCCGAGCTGTACGGCGGCGGCCTGAGCCTCGGGCGCTCGGATCTCGGCGGCCTCCGCGCGGACTTGGTGCTGCCGGCCTGA
- a CDS encoding response regulator transcription factor, whose amino-acid sequence MKILLVEDDAALAAEVAKVLRAENFVLDHAATGEDAQHLGETEGYDAVVLDLGLPKGDGVSVLRAWRAAGRTLPVLVLTARDGWSDKVAAFKAGADDYLVKPVRVEELVIRLRALVRRSQGGGASRITCGPLSFDPGLGAFEHEGLPLKLTGLEWRVLSCLMLNRETVVPRPHLIERVYEGDADVDSNSVEVIITRLRRKIAPARIESVRGHGYRLHAEPA is encoded by the coding sequence GTGAAGATCCTGCTGGTGGAGGACGACGCGGCCCTCGCGGCGGAGGTCGCCAAGGTCCTGCGCGCCGAGAACTTCGTGCTCGACCACGCCGCCACCGGCGAGGACGCCCAGCATCTCGGCGAGACCGAGGGATACGACGCCGTCGTGCTCGATCTCGGCCTGCCGAAGGGCGACGGGGTCTCGGTCCTGCGGGCGTGGCGCGCGGCGGGCCGGACCCTGCCGGTGCTTGTGCTCACCGCCCGGGACGGCTGGAGCGACAAGGTCGCGGCCTTCAAGGCGGGGGCGGACGACTACCTCGTGAAGCCGGTCCGCGTGGAGGAGCTGGTGATCCGCCTGCGCGCCCTCGTGCGCCGGTCCCAGGGAGGCGGGGCGAGCCGGATCACCTGCGGTCCCCTGAGCTTCGATCCGGGCCTCGGCGCCTTCGAGCACGAGGGCCTGCCGCTCAAGCTCACCGGCCTGGAATGGCGGGTCCTGTCCTGCCTGATGCTGAACCGCGAGACCGTGGTGCCGCGCCCGCACCTGATCGAGCGGGTCTACGAGGGCGACGCCGACGTCGACTCGAACTCCGTCGAGGTGATCATCACGCGCCTGCGCCGGAAGATCGCCCCGGCGCGGATCGAGAGCGTGCGCGGCCACGGCTACCGCCTGCACGCGGAGCCCGCCTGA
- a CDS encoding DNA-binding protein, translated as MSDDKTIDGTAREIRQPEAAGPASKAIPRRTWAVGAVALPLALGAVGLSLAQGTPFQPTPVAPVAIQALAPSGATAIKGEVAETFGNKFVVQDGTGRALVETGRAGEGGGLVAKGETVTVQGRFETGFLHARVLTHGDGRTLLLGPAGGPPTGSLDWAKDRLGLGPKPDMAAATAAVQAAGYGDVRVTGRGPRHFDVAAKDRDGREHQLHVGFDGRVRERPAPGLPPL; from the coding sequence ATGAGCGACGACAAGACCATCGACGGGACCGCGCGGGAGATCCGCCAGCCCGAGGCCGCCGGGCCGGCGTCGAAGGCGATCCCGCGACGCACCTGGGCGGTCGGCGCGGTGGCGCTGCCGCTGGCGCTGGGCGCCGTCGGCCTGTCCCTCGCGCAGGGAACGCCGTTCCAGCCGACGCCCGTCGCGCCGGTGGCGATCCAGGCCCTGGCTCCCTCGGGCGCGACCGCCATCAAGGGCGAGGTCGCGGAGACCTTCGGCAACAAGTTCGTGGTGCAGGACGGGACCGGGCGGGCCCTCGTCGAGACGGGCCGCGCGGGCGAGGGCGGCGGCCTCGTCGCCAAGGGCGAGACCGTGACGGTGCAGGGCCGCTTCGAGACCGGCTTCCTGCACGCCCGGGTCCTGACCCACGGGGACGGGCGCACGCTGCTGCTCGGGCCGGCCGGCGGTCCTCCGACCGGCAGCCTCGACTGGGCCAAGGACCGGCTCGGTCTCGGACCGAAGCCCGACATGGCGGCCGCGACCGCCGCTGTCCAGGCAGCCGGCTACGGCGACGTGCGGGTCACGGGCCGCGGTCCGCGCCACTTCGATGTGGCCGCGAAGGATCGGGACGGCCGCGAGCACCAGCTCCATGTCGGCTTCGACGGCCGAGTGCGGGAGCGCCCGGCGCCGGGGCTGCCGCCGCTCTGA